One window from the genome of Phycisphaerales bacterium encodes:
- the xylA gene encoding xylose isomerase: protein MAAHAFPEIQKIVFEGPDSKNPLAFKHYDAEALVEGKSMREHLRFACAYWHTMRNPLADPFGVGTAKMPWDDGSDSVENAIARVDVFFEFLEKCDIDYYCFHDRDVSPEGADLETTEQNLDRVGEALLKAQKQSGKKLLWGTACLFIHPRYMHGAATSCSLDAYAWGGAQVRHAMNWTHKLGGQGYVFWGGREGYATLINTDMKREREHLARFFHMAVDHKKNIGFEGSFFIEPKPKEPTTHQYDSDAAACLNFLREFDLLDHFKLNLETNHAALAGNTMRHELKVAIDADALGSIDANLGTPNLGWDTDCFPVDLYDAAWVMHEVLDIGGLTTGGLNFDSKRRRESFDPIDLFHAHIAGMDTYARGLKIAAALRADGRIQAFIDQRYRSWNSELGKRVEGGETTFDDLREHALASGEPVIESGRQEVLEAIINDMI, encoded by the coding sequence ATGGCCGCACACGCCTTCCCTGAAATTCAGAAAATTGTCTTTGAGGGTCCTGACTCAAAGAACCCACTCGCCTTTAAGCACTATGACGCAGAAGCACTTGTTGAAGGCAAGTCAATGCGAGAGCATTTGCGATTTGCTTGTGCATACTGGCACACGATGCGCAATCCACTAGCGGATCCGTTTGGCGTTGGAACAGCCAAAATGCCGTGGGATGATGGGAGTGATTCGGTTGAGAATGCAATAGCTCGAGTCGATGTCTTTTTCGAATTTCTTGAGAAGTGTGACATTGACTACTACTGCTTTCACGATCGTGATGTATCTCCGGAAGGCGCAGATCTTGAGACAACTGAACAAAATCTAGATCGAGTAGGCGAGGCATTATTAAAAGCTCAAAAGCAAAGTGGTAAAAAACTGCTTTGGGGTACAGCATGTCTCTTTATTCATCCTCGTTATATGCATGGAGCAGCAACGAGCTGCTCTCTCGATGCATATGCGTGGGGCGGTGCTCAAGTAAGGCATGCGATGAATTGGACGCACAAGCTTGGTGGTCAAGGCTATGTGTTCTGGGGAGGACGAGAAGGTTACGCCACACTGATCAATACTGACATGAAGCGTGAGCGAGAACACTTGGCTCGTTTCTTTCATATGGCAGTTGACCATAAGAAGAATATTGGATTTGAAGGCTCGTTTTTTATTGAGCCTAAACCAAAAGAGCCAACCACACATCAATATGATTCTGATGCTGCCGCGTGCCTGAATTTTCTTCGCGAGTTTGATCTTCTTGATCACTTCAAGCTGAATCTTGAAACGAATCATGCGGCGCTTGCAGGAAATACAATGCGACATGAACTAAAAGTTGCTATTGATGCTGATGCACTTGGTTCAATCGATGCCAATCTTGGTACGCCGAACTTGGGATGGGACACAGATTGTTTCCCTGTAGATCTTTATGATGCAGCATGGGTCATGCATGAGGTTTTAGACATCGGTGGGTTAACCACTGGCGGACTCAATTTTGATTCCAAACGCCGGCGTGAATCGTTTGACCCTATTGATCTCTTTCACGCGCATATTGCGGGAATGGACACGTATGCCCGTGGATTGAAAATTGCGGCCGCGCTCAGAGCGGATGGGCGCATCCAGGCATTCATCGATCAGCGTTATCGGAGTTGGAATTCTGAGTTAGGGAAGCGCGTTGAGGGTGGGGAAACCACCTTTGATGACTTGCGTGAGCATGCCTTAGCCAGTGGAGAGCCGGTGATTGAGTCTGGTCGTCAAGAGGTTCTTGAAGCAATCATCAATGACATGATCTAG